The DNA region ctgtggcagtcctcacgagagccagtttcatcaaagcgcttcatggtttttgcgactgcactttaagaaactttcaaagttcttgaaatgttccgtattgactgaccttctctTAAAGTTATGATGGTCTGccgtttctttttgcttatttgagctgttcttgccataatatgaacttggtcttttaccaaatagggctatcttctgtaaaccacccctaccttgtcacaacacaactgattttctcaaacgcattaagaaggaaagaaatgtcacaaataaacttttaaccaggcacacctgttaattgaaatgcgtaggcaagtcagttaagaacatattctatTCTGTATACCTGTTTaactactctgtctgtctgtctgtctgtctgtctgtctgtctgtctgtctgtctgtctgcctgtctgcctgcctgcctgcctgcctgcctgcctgcctgcctgcctgtctgcctgtctgcctgtctgtctgtctgtctgtctgtctgtctgtctgtctgtctgtctgtctgtctgtctgtcagatggTCCTATCCTGAAGGGGGCGCTCACTCCGATTACAGTGGACATTGACTTTGACGCCAAACTCAACTGCAAGTGGGCCGGAAACCCTCCACTCACACTCACCTGGACCAAGAAAGGATCTAACATGGTGAGAACTGAGAAGCTATCCTCTGCTATAAATcctgggttggggtcaattccatttaaattaatTCAATTCAGCAAGTTATTCTAATTCATATTTTTCGCAATGCTTGTCCATGAGAAACAATTTCACTTTACTTCCACAATTGACTGAActaaaatggaattgaccccagcaCTGCTGCGATCCAGGACCCTGAAACCCCATACCCATATCCATTCTACCAGTGCTTGACTTGTACTGAAAGAGGTGCCAGATGTAACTCATTTTGGATGCTGGTACTCTTTATATTTCGGTACTGGTAATCATCAAATTTAAGGTTAATATTGCCCACCGGCCCAATTTAAATACCCTAACCCATAAAAGCAGCACTACATTGATCCTTGTCCCACCTGAACTTCTTACTCTCCCCAAACCTAAATCTAACCCCCCCAACCCAACTAATGTTGAACTCCTAACCTATGCCCTAAATATTTTATTAATGCTTTATAACTACTGTAATAAAAAAACATATTGGAGCCTGCTGCTGAGAAAATCAACATGTTTTATTAATGAAatatctcccttcctccctccctttgcAACTCGGTTCCATCTAATCTCCCTCCCGTACGTGTGTgcgtacctgtgtgtgtccttttcAGGTCCTTAGTAACAATGAGGAGCTGGTCCTGAAGTCCGTAAACCAGGCAGACGCGGGCCAGTATGTGTGTAAGGCCATCGTCCCCAGGATCGGAGTGAGAGAGACTGAGGTCAATCTTATAGTCAACGGTCAGTTACAGTACAGCCATGTAtagtgtacacacacaaacacacacagacacacacatacatacagtgttACTTTTAACATTACTACCCTCTTGCTGCTGTTACTACTTTTGGGTccatattcataaagtgtctcagaatatgagtgctgatataggatcaggTTCCCCTTGTCTACCACAAATTTCCCCTCATTATCACTTGTTTTGTCATAAGTGGAGTCTAAAtagctgtatctgtctgtctctcacccagGCCCTCCCATCATCTCCAGCGAGCCAGTGCAGTACacagtgagaggggagagaggagaggtcaagTGCTATATCGCCAGCACCCCTCCACCCGATAAGATTGTGAGTGAAGTGAACTCTGTGAGATATCCTATGAAATATCTCTAACCCTTCATAATAACTTTCATGTATATGCATTTATAAATGCTTACAAATGCTTTGTAAATGGTCTAATTTATTTTTGAGTGTAAGGCTTTGTGAAAAGAGCGAGTGAATGAATGAATAGGAGCTGTACTGACAACATGGGGTGTGAGAGGGGGATGATGTGAGAATGAAGGGGAGAGTAAAATTAGGTACCTTTCAGTATCGATTATCCACTACACCAGCAGAGACATGACAGAAATCTGTGCTTTATTAAAAAAGTCTCCCCTCCTGCCTTTtagtgtctgcatcccaaatggcaccatattccctttatagtgcactacttttgaccagaatactgtcaaaagtagtgcactataaagggaatagtgaGCCATTTGTGACAGCCTGTGGGTGCTTGGAGCATATAGTGTGATACGACATTTATAGTTTTAACTTAATGCAGAGAAAGAGGACCTATGAAATATGGCGCTGTGTACTTGTGAGAAAGGACACAGGGGGCTGGTGAAGGGGagtgagggaagaggaggggataACTTCaaaatcttttatttatttttctgccTCCTCCAGTCGCTTTGCCTttttcatttttggggggttaaAAGGTACATTAGCACAACATATTTGATGTATTTCTTCTCCACATTTAATAGTTTTACTACTTCAGCAGATTTACGGTAGAAACATCTGCTAGACTCTCTATTGCTCGTGTACACCTGCCtcgaccaggtgtgtgtgtgtcggcatGCCTGTGTccttgggtgtgtttgtgttaaaGACACGGAAcccaatgtagtgtgtgtgtgtgtgtgtgtgtgtgtgtgtgtgtgtgtgtgtgtgtgtgtgtgtgtgtgtgtgtgtgtgtgtgtgtgtgtgtgtgtgtgtgtgtgtgtgtgtatgtatggttATGTGAGTACTTATATGTTGTGTTTGAATATACAGTATGGCTATGTAGACAGATTTTCTATTCTCCATTGACTCACAGTTTTTATTGTTGTGCGCGCATGTGTGTTTGATTCCTTACAGGTGTGGGCGTGGAAGGAGAACGTgtgggagaaggagaaggggacTCTGCTGGAGAGGTACACGGTGGAGCAGAGTAAACCTCACTCCCAGGGAGGGGCTGTCCTCTCCACCCTCACCATCAACAACGTCATGCAGTCTGACTTCTACTCTCCGTACAACTGCACCGCCTGGAACGCCTTCGGACCCGGGACCATGATCATCACCTTGGAGGAGAAAGGTACACCTTAAAGCTGGCTGGATTCAGGCCAGAATCTGGTCTAGCAGTAGTCCATCCGACCTCCCCCAAAGAGGCGATCCCCGGGTCCACCACTTGCCCCTTTCCTCTCTGCTTCCCACACTAATCTCCCCCTCTCATTCATGTATGTATCTATCGATATCTAAACAAAATACATAAAGAGGATGGGAATTCCACTCCACATCCTTAAAaagtaagtcactttggataaaagtgtctgctacatGGCATACTGTATGTTAGCATTACATGTTGGTATAAccatgtgtctctgtctctcttgtctctgtgCACAGAGATAGTTCCGGTGGGGATTATAGCTGGTGGAACAGTTGGATCCTCCATCCTGCTCCTGATCTTTCTGCTGGCTCTGGCCTTCTTCCTCTACCGCCAACGAAAAGGCAGTGAGTACTGTACCCACCAGCTACCACGCCCTCTGCATGcaacatctctctgtgtgtgcatgtctgtgtgttttgtcATTCATATAGGACGTGTCCCCAAAATCAcctaattccctatatagtgtactatttTTGTTCAGGGTGCCTTTTGATACAGCCCAGATGTCTGTCATTGCGTGGGTGTGTTTtgttgtatatgtttgtgtgtatgtgtgcgtgtgtgtttgacaGCAGCCTCTGTCTTGTTTGGGTTCCAGGTCGGCGTGGGGTCACTCTGGGGAAGCCAGACATCAAGGTGGAGACGGTCAACAAGGAGACACACAGTCTGGAGGAGGAGTCAGGGAGCATTTCCACGGCGACACGCATGGTCAAAACCATGTACTCTGTGAGTACCCCACAACACCCACCTCTATAatacaaatcaaactttattttaaAGGGCAATTGTTTTGACAAAGAAGCGCGCGTCTCCTCCAAAAAAAAAACGTGCCAGCTATACCATCTAGAAGGGAATCAAAGTGCAGCCCTGAACCTTTCTTTACTGTCTCTGTTTATTTCAAGTGCATTTACACTTTATAGTAAAACAATCAAATGAAGGATAAGGGAGACATGGATAGAGATGTTATCTTTTACCTGAAGACCTCTCACAGGCTGAGGGTGTGTCTcaaatagcactctattccctgtgacaaaacaagcaagtatagtgtaaagAATCATTGTGCCATctaaccgctgtgaaatatattttccaataCCAAAAATATTATATTTCAGCTGGTTGAAACTACAATAAGTGAAAGTTAAAGACgcaaaaatgaaacttaagaacgggaagcatagaaatagcacacatagaactgATCTACGGCTTCTTATTCTTGCTTTCGATgataatgacagatctataactcacagttctatgtgaatttggttgagTCGCCAAAAAAGTTACCTATTGCAGCCTTAAGACAGAAAGTGTTATAGAAGCTATAAGGTGCTGAAGCACTTAATTGTTGTTTAAGAACAAACCACTGACTGAATTCCCCCTTATGTGCTGCATAGCCCTGGCTATAACGTCTTGACCTGTAGTCAAcaaacatttatcaaataaacatttatttggtCTTCATCATATGAAAACCCCTGATATTCTGTtttcctcttccttccctcctttctctctctccccctgtgtgtgttttgttgtttgATGGTTTAGTTTCTgccctcttccttccctcctttctctctctccccctgtgtgtgttttgttgtttgATGGTTTAGTTTctgccctctgtctccctccactcagCCGTTCAAAGACGATATGGATCTGAAGCAGGACCTGCGCAGTGAGCTCGATACCCGCGAGGAGTACGAACTGAAGGTGagcaactctctctctgtgtctgctactCACTTCATACAACCTATGTCAAAACAACAAACGTCTCATACGTACAGTGCctgcagaaagtattcacacccttttgaggttttctacattttgttgtgttacagccgggAATTTAAAAttgtcactgacctacacacaatacaccatcatGTCGAagtggaatatttttttttagaaaggtttacaaattaataaaaaataaaaagctgaaacaTCTTGGGTCAGTACGTAtgattcaacccctttgttatgtcaagcctaaataagaaaaatttgcttaacacgtcacataataagttgtatgGTCTCACTCTGTgcacaataatagtgtttaacatgatttttgaatgactacctcatctccccacacattcaattatctgtaaggtcccttaatTGAGCagcgaatttcaaacacagattcaatcagaccagagaggttttccaatgtcttgcaaagaagggcacctattggtagacgcgtaaaaaaaaaaaaagatcagacattgaatatccttttgagcaagGTGAAGTTATCAATTAGACTTTGGATGGGgtatcaatgcacccagtcactacaaagatacaggcttccttcctaacttagttgccagAGTGGAAGgacaccgctcagggatttcaccatgaggccagttgtgactttaaaacagttacagagttgaatggcagTGATAGGAGAaacctgaggatggatcaacaacattgtaattactccacaatacttacCTAATTGACAgtgtgaaaaggaagcctgtacagaataaaaatgttgcaaaacatgcatcctgtttgaaagtaaaactgctaaaaatgtggcaaagaaatccTGAATACAAAAttatatgtttggggcaaatccaacacaacacatcactgagtaccactcttcatattttcaaacatggtgttggctgcatcatgttatgtgtatgcttgtcatcggcaaggactagggagttttttaggataaaaagaaatggaatagagctaagcacaggaaaaatcctaaaggaaaacctgcttcagtctgctttccaacagacattaggagacaaattcacctttcagcaggacaataacctaaaacacaaggccaaatatacactgaagttgcttaccaagacggcaATGAATATTCaagagtggcctagttacagtttcggattgaaaatctatggtaagactaGAAAATGTCTAGCAATGATCGACAATGAACTTGCCAGagcttgaatatttttttttatgataatgtgcaaatattgtacaatccaggtctgcaaagctcttagagacttaccaagaaagactcacagctgtaatcgccgccaaatgtgattctaacatttattgaaaattagatatttctgtatttcattttcaataaatttgcaaacatttctaaaaacaagttttcactttgtcattatgggctattgtgtgtagatgggtgaatgtatacaacacaatacacatcaACACATCACACAAAATATCACAATGACTACCTTACACCTCAAATATGCTGACATCTCAAATGTAAACACATGTAAAAAGCTCACTATCCTTAGGAAATCACAATACACAACTTACACACAACATTTCACATAAATTATCACATTGACTACCTCACCTCAAATATGCTCTCATCTCAAATTTAAACACTCATGTAAGCTTGTAAAAAGCTCACTATCGCCTCACCTCTATCCTTAGGACAGTACAACCCACAACTTACACACAGCATATCAAACATGACTAGCTCACACCCCAAATAATGCTCAAACCTCAAATTTTAACCCATGTAAAAATCTCACTATTTCCTCATCATCTCTATTCTTAGGATCCAACGAACGGCTACTACAATGTCCGCGCGACCACCCACGACGATGCCAGGCCGTCGTCCCGCTCTATGCTGTACCAGGGAGAGTTCCGGAACGCCAACCCTCCGGGGGGAGCAACAGGAGCTACCTCCAGTGGACCAGCAGGGGGCCCTGGTGGGGCGGTGGTGGCAGGAGGGGTCCCGGGGAATCCGGGGTCACGGGCAGGGTGCTACGACCCCCGACCTCCGTCCAGGATCTCTCATACTAACTACGCCCAGTTCAACACCTTCACTAGGGCTGGGCAGAGCCAAGCCCCGCCCAACATCACCCATCCCTCCCATCCCACTTCACAGACCAGCGAATTCCCCGGAGACTGCGCCCTATTGGACAGCAACAATCAGCTCACCTATGACAACTACGGCTACCCCGCCAAGTACCCCACCTATCGGATGGGCTTTGCCCCGCCCCCGGAAGTAGAACCAGCCTATGAGATGTACCCGACTGGGCAAGGGGTGGGACCAGGGCCAGTCCAAGGACTAGGTTCTGGTCCAGAAACTCTGCTGGGGAAGTATGGGACCTCCACCCGCTtctcctactcctctcctcctggtACGGACTACAATCAGAGACACACGCAGAGGATGCAGACACACGTGTGAGAGATGTATTGTGTAGTACACAGTGGTTTTCATACACATATAcgtgcatacagtgcattcggaaagtattcagaacccttgactttttccacattttgttatggtacaaccttaatctaaaattgattaaatcgtttttttccttcAATAatttacacacactacacataatgcaaaaacaggtttttagaaattttttcacatttattaaaaacggaaataccacatttacataagtattcagaaccgttactcagtactttgttgaagcacctttggcagttattacagccttgagtcttcttgggaatgatgctacaagcttggcacacctgtataggggggagtttctctcatgccgctgaaaaacattcccacagcatgatgctgccaccaccatgcttcactatagggatggtgccaggtttcctccagacgtgacgcttggcattcaggccaaagagttcaatcttggtttcatcagaccagaaaatcttgtttagatgccttttggcaaactccaagcagactgtcatgtgctttttactgaggagtggcttccgtatggccactctaccataaaggcctgattggtgtagtgctgctaaaatggttgttcttctgtaaggttctcccatctccacagaggaactctggagctctattaGAGTGACCCCTTGAccccgggttcttggtcacctccctgaccaaggcccttctccccgattgctccatttgccgggtggccagctctagaaagagtcttggtggttccaaacttcttccatttaagaatgatggaggccactgtgttcttggggaccttcaatgctgcagaaatgttttggtacccttccccagatctgtgtcccGACACAAACATGTCTCGGTCTGTAcgtacatgcactgtcaaatgtgggaccttatatagacaggtgtgtgactttccaaatcgtgtctgatcaattgaatttaccacagctggactccaatcaagtttagacacatctcaaggatgatcaatggaaacaggatgcacctgagctcagttttgagtctcataacagagggtctgaatacttatgtaaattaggtatttttgttttttatttgtaatacattttcaaaaatgtatagaaacctgttttcgctatgtcattgtggggtattgtgtgtagattgatgagaaataaatcaatgtaatcccttttagaataaggctgtaacgtaacaaaatgtggaaaagtcaatgggtctactttccgaatgtactgtatacacCTAAAAACAAACGTACTTGTCCGAGTGAAACAGAAAGATATACTCAACCggggagaacgactgcccccTGGCATTGAGGATTTCAAGTTGAAGACCGACACAATACTGCAGTCATTGTTTCCAGATAACAGGATCCCTAATTAAAGTGACTGGGGAAGTGCCGATCTTCGTGGTCAATATTTGTGTATATACATTTTTGTTATATACACAAATATTGGTACCAATAATTGATTATATTtcaccagatgtatgtccttgaactGACTACTTTAAATCACACAGACAAAGTTATGGGATCATTTAGTTGCTAATGTCAGCCTGCAGTACCTCGGTCGGCCTTTAACTTGAAAACTCcatgagagggggcagcactgagctagcctgcaacatCACTTCCTAGAGTAGCTCAAACTGCCCATGCAATGTTTCCAAAAACTCTTCCATTGTAGCAAGATTGTGACACGCTGAAATGACACTTCCTCTTCATCAAATGCGCCACAGAGCGTTCTCATAGGAAACTACGGGGTGACGTCATTGATGGCTTCGTCCATATTGTTTTTAGTCTATGCACTCAACACATTTCTGCTGTCTACACACTTGCTCTATCCCATATACACAAACAATCTTACACAGTTTCTCTCAAACACTCTATTGTGTGCAATCTTAAGCTCCGAGAGCTGATAAAGCGAAAGCCACAATCAAGGGAGGGAAGACATGAAATGATAAGAGAAAGAACGGCTGGGAGTACTTTTCTTAAACGAGGAGAGGAGGGGTTTCACAGAGTGTGATTATTTAAATGCTGATAGAAAGCATCCAGTTcgactctgtctctctttcctctcaacccatctctgtatatacagttgaagtcagaagtttacatacaccttagccaaatacatttaaacaaaatttttcacaattcctgatatttaatcctagtaaaaattccctgtcttgggtcagctagaatcaccactttattttaagaatgtgaaatgtcagaataatagtagagagaatgatttcagcttttatttcttttatcacattcccagtgggtcagaagtttacatacactcaattagtatttggtagcattgcctttacattgtttaacttgggtcaaacgttttgggtagccttccacaagcttcccgcaataagttgggtgaattttggctcattcatcctgacagagatggtgtaactgagtcaggtttgcaggcctccttgctcgcacatgctttttcggttctgcccacaaattttcaatgggattgaggtcagggcttgtgatgtccactcca from Salvelinus fontinalis isolate EN_2023a chromosome 26, ASM2944872v1, whole genome shotgun sequence includes:
- the LOC129824462 gene encoding kin of IRRE-like protein 1, encoding MLRLWIITLTISFNKVWTARFSQEPADQSVVLGERVVMSCVVYNYTGIVQWTKDGLALGIGEGLRAWPRYRVLRVIDMGQYNLEISAAELTDDSLYECQATEAALRSRRAKLTVLIPPDDPVIEGFPEILLRANVSYNLSCVCRGAKPLGIIEWKRDGVALEGAFSTTEVLPDRKRVTTRSFLPIVPEDKDTGRNFTCVASNKAVPMGKRTTVTLNVHHPPKVTLSMEPRSVLEGERVIFTCQATANPPIMGIRWAKGGVLLEGARESVFVTPVDHSFHTEPVSCSVSNAVGHTNLSIVVDVHYGPILKGALTPITVDIDFDAKLNCKWAGNPPLTLTWTKKGSNMVLSNNEELVLKSVNQADAGQYVCKAIVPRIGVRETEVNLIVNGPPIISSEPVQYTVRGERGEVKCYIASTPPPDKIVWAWKENVWEKEKGTLLERYTVEQSKPHSQGGAVLSTLTINNVMQSDFYSPYNCTAWNAFGPGTMIITLEEKEIVPVGIIAGGTVGSSILLLIFLLALAFFLYRQRKGSRRGVTLGKPDIKVETVNKETHSLEEESGSISTATRMVKTMYSPFKDDMDLKQDLRSELDTREEYELKDPTNGYYNVRATTHDDARPSSRSMLYQGEFRNANPPGGATGATSSGPAGGPGGAVVAGGVPGNPGSRAGCYDPRPPSRISHTNYAQFNTFTRAGQSQAPPNITHPSHPTSQTSEFPGDCALLDSNNQLTYDNYGYPAKYPTYRMGFAPPPEVEPAYEMYPTGQGVGPGPVQGLGSGPETLLGKYGTSTRFSYSSPPGTDYNQRHTQRMQTHV